In Lautropia mirabilis, one DNA window encodes the following:
- a CDS encoding RluA family pseudouridine synthase, whose amino-acid sequence MAQTTPIQWLTVDEGHEGQRLDNYLLAMLRGVPKTRIYRMIRKGEVRVDGRRVKAEQRVAAGERVRVPPLASVPQTALRPGPARGGPKLDDRHIRILFEDEHLLVVDKSEGLAVHGGSGISAGLIERLRATRPPGQFLELAHRLDRDTSGLLVIAKRRSALLALHRMFAAGEVKKRYLAIVKGHWGRPRPVLVQFPLLRYLTPAGERRVRVDVQGQPSATRFRRLQALDFGGTPGLPPHGALLECELLTGRTHQIRVHLAHGGHPILGDEKYGDFTLNKVLDDMGANRMFLHAFHLEMKHPKKEEMLVLDAPMPAAFEALLARFGVTADGVRSE is encoded by the coding sequence ATGGCGCAAACAACACCCATCCAGTGGCTGACGGTGGACGAGGGCCACGAGGGTCAGCGCCTGGACAACTACCTGCTGGCCATGCTGCGTGGCGTGCCCAAGACGCGCATCTACCGGATGATCCGCAAGGGCGAGGTACGCGTCGACGGGCGCCGGGTCAAGGCCGAGCAGCGCGTGGCCGCCGGTGAGCGGGTCCGTGTGCCGCCGCTGGCCAGCGTGCCGCAGACGGCACTGCGTCCGGGGCCCGCCCGGGGTGGTCCCAAGCTGGACGACCGTCACATCCGCATCCTCTTCGAGGACGAGCACCTGCTGGTGGTGGACAAGTCCGAGGGGCTGGCGGTGCATGGGGGCAGCGGCATCTCGGCCGGTCTCATCGAGCGGTTGCGTGCCACGCGCCCGCCCGGCCAGTTCCTGGAGCTGGCCCATCGCCTGGACCGCGACACCTCGGGTCTGCTGGTCATCGCCAAGCGGCGTTCGGCGCTGCTGGCCCTGCACAGGATGTTTGCCGCCGGCGAGGTGAAGAAGCGTTACCTGGCCATCGTGAAGGGGCACTGGGGAAGGCCCCGGCCGGTGCTGGTGCAGTTTCCGTTGCTGCGCTACCTCACGCCGGCCGGCGAGCGCCGGGTGCGAGTGGATGTTCAGGGGCAGCCCTCGGCCACGCGCTTTCGGCGCCTGCAGGCGCTGGACTTTGGTGGCACGCCAGGTCTGCCGCCTCATGGGGCGCTGCTGGAATGCGAGCTGCTCACCGGACGCACCCACCAGATCCGGGTGCATCTGGCACATGGGGGGCATCCCATCCTGGGGGATGAAAAATACGGAGACTTCACTTTAAACAAGGTGCTTGATGACATGGGGGCTAACCGCATGTTTCTTCATGCCTTTCATCTTGAAATGAAGCATCCGAAAAAAGAGGAGATGCTGGTGCTGGACGCGCCCATGCCAGCCGCCTTCGAGGCACTGCTGGCCCGTTTCGGGGTGACGGCAGATGGGGTGAGAAGCGAGTAG
- a CDS encoding Rne/Rng family ribonuclease: protein MKRMLFNATHSEELRVAIVDGQRLIDIDIESAGRESRKSNIYKGVVTRVEPSLEACFVNYGEDRHGFLPFKEISRSYFRQDVEGGKPLRIQDVISEGQELIVQVEKEERGNKGAALTTMISLAGRYVVLMPNNPRGGGVSRRIEGEDRQELREAMDKLQVPSGMSLIARTAGIGRSVEELQWDLNYLLQLWQAIESAAKSAPGAFLIYQESSLVIRAIRDYFTADIGEVLIDTEDIYQQATQFMSYVMPDYVARVKYYRDATPLFSRFQIEHQIETAYSRVVPLPSGGAIVIDHTEALVAIDVNSARATRGSDIEETAFRTNMEAAEEVARQMRLRDLGGLIVIDFIDMESSRNQREVEQCLKEALSLDRARVQTGKISRFGLMELSRQRLRPALNEGTHITCPRCNGTGVIRDIESSALHVLRVLQEEAMKENTAAVHVQVPVEVATYLLNEKRTEIATLEARLKVEIVLIPNKSIETPLYSLERLKHDDERLLTYRASYAMAEANDEENTYLANKFKQPGNRQEAVVKGITRDQPPAPPPARPAAAPAASSTPAASSTHGGLLDRILNLFGWGAAHGAETAETAERPSDDGRNRTARNAGNGTSRSERGNRRGERSDSEGRNGRRNERNGRSERTERAERTERAEASDNGKRTRGERSNGRQRDEARDTREPRESREGRDTRDARQNGERADRNGRNERAERQEPAERNERIQRNERPEGAEATGQERSERPARGERGERRNRGERAERNVRDEATEERVEATSAEGQERQRPERGRRRRQADNAEGVQTEGLDTLPAETADEAPAPAPREGRGRRSAEPASDSHAVTSDEPAAEAAPAEEAASTRAPRQQAPRQETAPSAAANDEEAPAAEEGERRRRRRSNRRDRTEADAGREGAAPAETAGTTEAAPAASEGADAAVTTPAEGRERAEPRERRAPRAAAEKVPAQEADSSAAPRSQEDARAEKADKPAEAPARRRGNADDTAQAPSPRPQAAPAQPVPTRALEEVVQSAGLEWVQTSAAPQAEPVVTAPAAPRPRRQRKPRTPVAAEPLQQVETQAGKPSDEQ from the coding sequence ATGAAACGCATGCTGTTCAACGCAACCCATTCGGAAGAACTGCGGGTTGCCATCGTCGATGGCCAGCGGCTGATCGACATTGACATCGAGTCCGCCGGACGCGAGAGTCGCAAGAGCAATATCTACAAAGGGGTCGTCACTCGTGTCGAACCCTCGCTGGAAGCCTGCTTCGTCAACTACGGCGAAGACCGTCACGGCTTCCTGCCCTTCAAGGAAATCTCCCGATCCTACTTCCGTCAGGATGTCGAAGGCGGCAAGCCGCTGCGCATCCAGGACGTGATCAGCGAAGGCCAGGAACTCATCGTCCAGGTCGAGAAGGAAGAGCGCGGCAACAAGGGCGCCGCCCTGACCACGATGATCTCGCTGGCCGGCCGCTACGTGGTCCTCATGCCCAACAACCCCCGTGGCGGCGGCGTGTCGCGCCGCATCGAGGGCGAGGACCGGCAGGAACTGCGCGAGGCCATGGACAAGCTGCAGGTGCCCTCCGGCATGAGCCTCATCGCCCGCACCGCCGGCATCGGTCGCTCGGTCGAGGAGCTGCAGTGGGACCTGAACTACCTGCTGCAGCTGTGGCAGGCCATCGAATCGGCCGCCAAGTCGGCACCGGGCGCCTTCCTCATCTACCAGGAATCCAGCCTGGTCATCCGCGCCATCCGTGACTACTTCACGGCCGACATCGGCGAGGTGCTGATCGACACCGAGGACATCTACCAGCAGGCCACGCAGTTCATGAGCTACGTGATGCCCGACTACGTGGCACGCGTCAAGTACTACCGCGATGCCACCCCGCTGTTCTCGCGCTTCCAGATCGAGCACCAGATCGAGACCGCCTACTCGCGCGTCGTGCCGCTGCCCTCGGGTGGCGCCATCGTCATCGACCACACCGAGGCGCTGGTGGCCATCGACGTGAACTCGGCTCGCGCCACCCGTGGCTCCGACATCGAGGAAACGGCCTTCCGAACCAACATGGAGGCGGCCGAGGAAGTGGCCCGCCAGATGCGACTGCGCGACCTGGGCGGCCTCATCGTCATCGACTTCATCGACATGGAGAGCAGCCGCAACCAGCGCGAGGTCGAGCAGTGCCTGAAAGAAGCGCTCAGCCTGGACCGTGCCCGCGTGCAGACCGGCAAGATCTCCCGCTTCGGCCTGATGGAGCTGTCGCGCCAGCGGCTGCGTCCGGCGCTCAACGAAGGCACCCACATCACCTGCCCGCGCTGCAACGGCACCGGCGTCATCCGCGACATCGAGTCCTCGGCCCTGCACGTGCTGCGCGTGCTGCAGGAAGAGGCCATGAAGGAGAACACCGCCGCCGTGCACGTGCAGGTGCCGGTGGAGGTCGCCACCTACCTGCTCAACGAGAAGCGCACCGAGATCGCCACGCTGGAAGCACGCCTCAAGGTCGAGATCGTGCTGATCCCCAACAAGTCGATCGAGACCCCGCTCTACAGCCTGGAGCGCCTCAAGCACGACGACGAGCGTCTGCTGACCTACCGTGCCAGCTACGCCATGGCCGAGGCCAACGACGAGGAAAACACCTACCTCGCCAACAAGTTCAAGCAGCCCGGCAACCGCCAGGAGGCCGTGGTCAAGGGCATCACCCGCGACCAGCCGCCGGCACCGCCGCCCGCCCGTCCGGCTGCAGCGCCCGCCGCATCCTCGACACCTGCCGCTTCGTCCACTCACGGTGGCCTGCTTGATCGCATCCTGAACCTGTTCGGCTGGGGCGCCGCCCACGGTGCCGAGACCGCCGAAACAGCGGAGCGTCCGTCCGACGATGGTCGCAATCGCACCGCCCGCAACGCCGGCAACGGCACGAGTCGGAGTGAACGCGGCAACCGTCGCGGCGAGCGCAGCGACAGCGAAGGCCGCAACGGTCGGCGCAACGAGCGCAATGGCCGCAGCGAGCGCACGGAACGTGCTGAGCGGACCGAACGTGCCGAAGCCTCCGACAACGGCAAGCGTACCCGTGGCGAACGGAGCAACGGTCGCCAGCGCGACGAGGCCCGCGACACCCGTGAGCCGCGTGAATCCCGCGAAGGTCGTGACACCCGCGACGCGCGCCAGAACGGCGAACGCGCCGATCGCAATGGCCGCAACGAGCGCGCCGAGCGCCAGGAACCGGCCGAGCGCAACGAACGCATCCAACGCAACGAGCGACCCGAAGGCGCCGAGGCCACCGGCCAGGAGCGCAGCGAACGCCCAGCCCGCGGTGAACGCGGCGAGCGCCGCAACCGGGGCGAGCGTGCCGAGCGCAACGTGCGTGACGAAGCCACCGAAGAGCGCGTCGAGGCCACCTCGGCGGAAGGCCAGGAGCGTCAGCGTCCGGAACGGGGCCGTCGTCGCCGTCAGGCCGACAACGCCGAGGGCGTGCAGACCGAAGGCCTGGACACCCTTCCGGCCGAGACCGCTGACGAAGCCCCGGCCCCCGCACCGCGCGAAGGCCGTGGCCGCCGCTCGGCCGAGCCCGCCAGCGACAGTCACGCAGTGACGTCGGACGAACCCGCCGCCGAGGCCGCTCCGGCCGAAGAAGCCGCTTCGACCCGCGCCCCGCGTCAGCAGGCTCCCCGTCAGGAGACCGCCCCGTCGGCCGCCGCAAACGACGAGGAAGCCCCAGCTGCCGAGGAAGGCGAGCGCCGCCGTCGCCGTCGCAGCAACCGCCGCGACCGGACCGAAGCCGATGCCGGCCGTGAAGGCGCTGCACCGGCCGAGACCGCCGGCACGACCGAGGCAGCCCCGGCTGCTTCCGAAGGAGCCGACGCCGCCGTGACGACTCCGGCCGAAGGTCGTGAGCGTGCCGAGCCGCGCGAGCGTCGTGCCCCCCGGGCAGCCGCCGAGAAGGTCCCCGCTCAGGAGGCCGACAGCAGCGCCGCGCCCCGCAGCCAGGAGGACGCCCGTGCCGAGAAGGCCGACAAGCCCGCCGAAGCACCGGCGCGCCGCCGTGGCAACGCGGATGACACTGCCCAGGCACCGTCGCCCCGTCCACAGGCAGCACCTGCCCAGCCTGTCCCCACCCGGGCACTGGAGGAAGTGGTACAGTCGGCAGGACTGGAATGGGTGCAGACCAGCGCGGCCCCGCAGGCCGAGCCTGTCGTGACCGCGCCCGCTGCTCCCCGGCCGCGCCGGCAGCGCAAGCCGCGCACGCCGGTCGCCGCTGAACCGCTGCAACAGGTGGAAACCCAGGCCGGCAAACCGTCGGACGAGCAGTAA
- the moaA gene encoding GTP 3',8-cyclase MoaA encodes MAERVIPIADQRSRGILPMQPLRLQDGPSALPMSPDGALLDARGRPLHDLRISVTDRCNFRCSYCMPREVFGKDHEFLSHGSLLSFEEITRVAGLMVGLGVKKIRLTGGEPLLRRDLETLIAQLSCLRQPDGQPVELTLTTNGSLLAKKAQSLREAGLDRVTVSLDGLDDALFRKLNDANFPVSRVLAGIEAAAQAGFSGIKVNMVVRRGLNDGEILPMVEHFRGTGHILRFIEYMDVGTSNGWRMEEVLPSRDIIARIHAVHPLAPVDPNYPGEVAQRWRFLDGAGEIGVISSVTQPFCGDCSRLRLTTEGQLFTCLFGHQGHDLRGLLRRQLPDEDIRTALMNLWQGRDDRYSELRSSQKSASPTSNGKRRVEMSYIGG; translated from the coding sequence ATGGCAGAACGAGTCATACCCATTGCCGACCAGCGCAGTCGCGGTATCCTGCCGATGCAGCCGCTCCGCCTGCAGGACGGCCCATCGGCGCTGCCCATGTCTCCGGACGGCGCCCTGCTTGACGCCCGTGGCCGCCCCCTGCACGACCTGCGCATCTCGGTCACCGACCGCTGCAACTTCCGCTGCTCGTACTGCATGCCGCGCGAGGTCTTTGGCAAGGACCATGAATTCCTCTCGCACGGCTCATTGCTCAGCTTCGAGGAGATCACCCGCGTCGCCGGGCTGATGGTCGGTCTGGGCGTGAAGAAGATCCGCCTGACCGGTGGTGAGCCACTGTTGCGACGCGACCTGGAAACGCTGATCGCCCAGCTCAGCTGCCTGCGCCAGCCCGACGGCCAGCCCGTCGAACTGACCCTGACCACCAACGGCTCGTTGCTGGCCAAGAAGGCGCAGTCACTGCGCGAGGCCGGACTCGATCGCGTCACGGTCAGCCTGGACGGCCTGGACGATGCACTGTTTCGCAAGCTCAACGACGCCAACTTCCCGGTTTCCCGCGTGCTGGCCGGCATCGAGGCCGCTGCCCAGGCCGGTTTCTCGGGCATCAAGGTCAACATGGTGGTGCGCCGCGGCCTGAACGACGGCGAGATCCTTCCGATGGTCGAGCATTTCCGCGGCACCGGACACATCCTGCGCTTCATCGAATACATGGACGTGGGCACCAGCAACGGCTGGCGCATGGAAGAAGTGCTGCCCAGCCGTGACATCATCGCGCGCATCCACGCCGTGCATCCGCTGGCCCCTGTCGATCCGAACTATCCCGGCGAGGTGGCCCAACGCTGGCGCTTCCTCGACGGCGCTGGCGAGATCGGCGTCATCTCCTCCGTCACCCAGCCTTTCTGCGGCGACTGCTCGCGTCTGCGGCTGACCACCGAAGGCCAGCTCTTCACCTGCCTGTTCGGCCACCAGGGCCATGACCTGCGGGGCCTGCTGCGCCGTCAGCTGCCCGATGAAGACATCCGTACCGCGTTGATGAACCTCTGGCAGGGACGTGACGACCGCTATTCCGAGCTGCGCAGCAGCCAGAAATCCGCCAGTCCAACCTCCAACGGCAAAAGGCGGGTGGAAATGAGCTACATCGGTGGCTGA
- the mobA gene encoding molybdenum cofactor guanylyltransferase MobA, with translation MAEDPITGLVLAGGAARRLQAAHPGADKGLLPLAGRPLIAWVIDNLAPQVQSLVISANRHLDDYRQLGHPVLPDRLPDMPGPLAGIHAALSVCPTEWLAVAACDTPFLPPDWVARLQHALTGSSAPIAYAHDPDQPHPLVAVLHRSLLPSLDAFLKAGNHRVRQWYGQHGAQAVPFPDPQAFQNLNTPEEWQAAESHLRSPAHPHPSP, from the coding sequence GTGGCTGAAGATCCCATCACCGGCCTGGTGCTGGCCGGTGGAGCAGCCCGGCGCCTGCAGGCTGCCCACCCCGGCGCCGACAAGGGACTGCTGCCCCTGGCGGGCAGGCCGCTGATCGCCTGGGTCATCGACAACCTGGCCCCGCAGGTGCAGAGCCTCGTCATCAGCGCCAACCGCCACCTGGACGACTATCGCCAGCTGGGCCATCCGGTCCTGCCGGATCGGCTGCCCGACATGCCCGGCCCCCTGGCCGGCATTCATGCTGCCCTGTCCGTCTGCCCCACCGAGTGGCTGGCCGTGGCCGCCTGCGACACCCCTTTTCTGCCCCCCGACTGGGTTGCCCGGCTGCAGCACGCCCTGACGGGCAGCAGCGCCCCCATTGCCTACGCCCACGATCCCGACCAGCCCCACCCGCTGGTGGCCGTACTGCATCGCAGCCTGCTGCCCTCACTGGATGCCTTCCTGAAAGCCGGCAACCACCGGGTGCGACAGTGGTATGGCCAGCACGGCGCTCAGGCGGTACCCTTTCCCGATCCGCAAGCCTTCCAGAACCTCAACACCCCGGAGGAATGGCAGGCTGCCGAAAGCCACCTGCGCTCGCCTGCCCATCCGCATCCTTCACCCTGA
- a CDS encoding molybdopterin molybdotransferase MoeA: MSTSTDWPSLASLLARLPDFNPDAVPVAQARELLADWVAPRVQARSMLVQAEALGRVLARDVVARLDLPPCDNAAMDGYALRHADLKPEGDTTLPVAGRTLAGDPPATLPPGQAWRIMTGAPMPAGADTVVMQEHVQRRTNDTAPHDTRAQPDTGTHPQETITLPAGQKPGQNVRRRGEDIRTGQTALPAGRILSPMDLGVAASQGIVDLPVFGPLKVGVFSTGNELVQSGQPLAAGQIHDSNRPTLLALARNRGFEAIDLGWLPDDPAILTKALASSIDQVDVLLTTGGAAGGDADLLWHVLSQPMHHQGMALPTEAHAWKLKLRPGRPLVIGRIGQTPVFGLPGNPVAALLSFLFVIDAALQKMAGITAPRPLPRIRARAGTAIRKRPGRQELLRVTLCYHESDDLPVAMPAGSQSSAQLRSVAEADGIAVLPEDQGPVAEGDRLDVVPLHGLL, encoded by the coding sequence ATGAGCACCTCGACCGACTGGCCCTCCCTCGCTTCCCTGCTGGCCCGCCTGCCGGACTTCAACCCGGACGCCGTACCTGTGGCCCAGGCCCGCGAGCTGCTGGCGGACTGGGTGGCACCGCGTGTCCAGGCGCGGTCGATGCTGGTTCAGGCGGAAGCCCTCGGCCGCGTGCTGGCCCGTGACGTCGTTGCCCGCCTGGATCTGCCCCCCTGTGACAACGCGGCCATGGACGGCTACGCCCTGCGTCATGCCGACCTGAAGCCCGAGGGCGACACCACGCTGCCGGTGGCAGGCCGCACGCTGGCCGGCGATCCCCCGGCCACACTGCCCCCCGGGCAGGCCTGGCGCATCATGACCGGCGCCCCCATGCCGGCCGGCGCCGACACCGTGGTGATGCAGGAGCACGTCCAGCGCCGCACCAATGACACCGCCCCGCACGACACACGCGCCCAGCCGGACACAGGCACCCACCCGCAGGAAACGATCACCCTCCCGGCCGGCCAGAAACCCGGCCAGAATGTGCGCCGCCGGGGTGAGGACATCCGCACAGGCCAGACCGCCCTCCCTGCCGGTCGGATCCTCTCGCCCATGGACCTGGGTGTGGCTGCCTCGCAGGGCATCGTCGATCTGCCCGTTTTCGGCCCGCTGAAAGTGGGCGTTTTCTCCACCGGCAACGAACTGGTCCAGAGCGGGCAGCCGCTGGCCGCTGGCCAGATCCATGACAGCAACCGTCCGACCCTGCTGGCGCTGGCACGCAATCGAGGATTCGAAGCCATCGACCTGGGCTGGCTGCCCGACGATCCCGCCATCCTGACGAAGGCCCTGGCCTCCAGCATCGATCAGGTCGATGTGCTGCTGACCACCGGCGGTGCCGCCGGGGGAGATGCCGATCTGCTCTGGCACGTGCTGTCACAGCCCATGCACCACCAGGGCATGGCGCTGCCCACCGAAGCCCACGCCTGGAAACTGAAGCTACGCCCGGGGCGCCCCCTGGTCATCGGCCGCATCGGCCAGACGCCGGTCTTCGGCCTGCCCGGCAACCCGGTGGCGGCGCTGCTCAGCTTCCTGTTCGTCATCGACGCCGCCCTCCAGAAAATGGCGGGCATCACCGCCCCGCGCCCGCTGCCGCGCATCCGCGCCCGCGCCGGCACGGCCATCCGCAAGCGCCCGGGCCGGCAGGAGCTGCTGCGCGTGACGCTCTGCTACCATGAATCGGACGATCTGCCGGTGGCCATGCCTGCCGGCAGCCAGAGTTCTGCCCAGCTGCGCTCGGTCGCCGAGGCCGACGGCATCGCCGTGCTGCCCGAAGACCAGGGCCCGGTCGCCGAAGGCGACCGGCTGGACGTGGTGCCGCTGCACGGCCTGCTGTAA
- a CDS encoding peptidylprolyl isomerase has protein sequence MNATPHSHRLLLAAALALSAGSVQAAQTTGSQPIEKADPAAIQPDTDVPPPQPISDEVIGQEYDAYRQSVKGQKMYTVSYILLSDETEARQWIARLRSGASFEKAAREHSRHPLSAKEGGKLGTFATCRWARDTVQLLDTLKPGQIYAKPVKASAGWGIYRLDAVKALEPISYAQYKEQLLSATFKPECPWVPPVTVGVPREP, from the coding sequence ATGAACGCCACTCCCCATTCCCACCGCCTGCTGCTGGCAGCAGCCCTGGCGCTGTCGGCCGGCAGCGTGCAGGCCGCCCAGACCACCGGCAGCCAGCCCATCGAGAAGGCTGACCCGGCCGCCATCCAGCCGGATACCGACGTACCGCCCCCACAGCCCATCAGCGATGAGGTGATCGGCCAGGAATACGACGCTTACCGGCAGAGTGTGAAGGGCCAGAAGATGTATACCGTCAGCTACATCCTGCTGAGCGACGAAACGGAAGCCCGCCAGTGGATCGCCCGACTCCGAAGCGGCGCCTCCTTCGAGAAGGCCGCACGAGAGCACTCCAGGCACCCGCTCAGTGCCAAGGAGGGCGGCAAGCTGGGCACCTTCGCCACCTGCCGCTGGGCCAGGGACACCGTGCAGCTGCTGGACACCCTCAAGCCCGGGCAGATCTACGCCAAGCCCGTCAAGGCCAGCGCCGGCTGGGGCATCTATCGCCTGGATGCCGTCAAGGCCCTCGAACCGATCAGCTACGCGCAATACAAGGAACAGCTGCTGTCGGCCACCTTCAAACCCGAATGCCCGTGGGTGCCCCCCGTGACGGTGGGCGTGCCGCGTGAACCCTGA
- a CDS encoding APC family permease has product MDHDNDSHRMGLVAATAMSVTIVVGAGLLTLPGLSYAQAGRLGHLPWLLMSVLMLPLLAVFAFFARRHPSAGGVVGYIRLSLGPQLGAASEAIVIGTFSLGLPAIALIGATYLQQTLPALPVAATAIGMVTIGLLFGMFGLRVSGAVQTAIATLIVLGLLGLCAGYWLHAPSDTAPGTSLLTGSDMLPMLSANALLGVLSALPLVLFAYTGWEITAFLAEDMQDPARNLPRSIWASFVIVTLLYVFVAWTVASAASADEGWRLAPIAQLADSWLGVAGLRLTGIIATLLILANVTGAFLSTSRALFSAGRDGLLPRALAHVDQRGLPVRAMLTGWVLYVVVILVTQTSGLGVEMLLQLAGQNFFVLYLLAAVGYTRLQHRTGPRLLGLVAILLVLAMMSLFSLPDVLYCGALALLGLWGARRTPRDVVSG; this is encoded by the coding sequence ATGGACCACGACAACGACAGCCACCGGATGGGCCTGGTGGCCGCCACAGCCATGTCGGTCACGATCGTCGTGGGCGCAGGCCTGCTGACGCTGCCCGGACTCAGCTACGCCCAGGCCGGGCGCCTGGGGCACCTGCCCTGGCTGCTGATGTCCGTCCTGATGCTGCCGCTGCTGGCCGTGTTCGCCTTCTTTGCGCGGCGGCACCCGTCCGCCGGTGGCGTGGTCGGCTACATCCGCCTCAGCCTCGGGCCCCAGCTGGGTGCCGCCAGCGAAGCCATCGTCATCGGCACCTTCTCGCTGGGACTGCCCGCCATTGCCCTGATCGGCGCCACCTACCTGCAGCAGACGCTGCCGGCTCTGCCCGTGGCCGCCACCGCCATCGGCATGGTCACCATCGGGCTGCTCTTCGGTATGTTCGGCCTCCGAGTATCCGGCGCCGTCCAGACCGCCATCGCGACGCTGATCGTTCTGGGCCTGCTGGGGCTCTGCGCCGGCTACTGGCTTCATGCCCCCTCGGACACCGCTCCCGGCACGTCCCTCCTGACAGGCAGCGACATGCTGCCCATGCTGTCCGCCAATGCACTGCTCGGCGTCCTGTCGGCGCTGCCCCTGGTGCTCTTTGCCTACACGGGCTGGGAAATCACCGCCTTCCTGGCCGAGGACATGCAGGATCCCGCCCGCAACCTGCCGCGTTCGATCTGGGCCAGCTTCGTCATCGTCACCCTGCTGTACGTCTTCGTCGCCTGGACGGTAGCCAGCGCCGCCTCCGCCGACGAAGGCTGGCGACTCGCCCCCATCGCCCAGCTGGCCGACAGCTGGCTGGGCGTTGCCGGGCTTCGGCTGACCGGGATCATCGCCACCCTGCTGATTCTGGCCAATGTCACCGGCGCCTTCCTGTCCACCTCCCGCGCCCTGTTCTCGGCCGGGCGCGATGGCCTGCTGCCCCGGGCACTGGCCCACGTGGACCAGCGGGGACTGCCCGTGCGCGCCATGCTGACAGGCTGGGTACTGTACGTGGTCGTCATTCTCGTCACGCAGACGTCCGGCCTGGGCGTCGAGATGCTGCTGCAGCTGGCCGGCCAGAACTTCTTCGTGCTGTATCTGCTGGCGGCCGTGGGCTACACCCGCCTGCAACACCGTACCGGCCCACGTCTTCTGGGCCTCGTCGCCATCCTGCTGGTGCTGGCCATGATGAGCCTGTTCAGCCTGCCCGACGTTCTCTACTGCGGCGCGCTGGCCCTGCTGGGCCTTTGGGGCGCCCGCAGAACACCCCGTGACGTCGTCTCCGGTTGA